From the genome of Geobacter sp. SVR, one region includes:
- a CDS encoding hybrid sensor histidine kinase/response regulator yields the protein MAQSPSPHRLISGRAFFIRLLASVLLVNLFVAGLAVFSLVRSRQQYEERVAIQTQNLAQSLNLTITGMIDNAGLAVFTVKREAERQLKNGGIDIAFLNAFILEHKARIPELDGLRVTNAQGDIICGDRVEPGKPVNFSDREVFIRLKADPKAGLAIGPPVHGRLTRHWVFHIAQRIHNQDGSFAGIVFGAISVEYLSQLFSTFDSGRQGALTLRNGDLSVIVRYPDIPGKSSIGSNVVSRELRQLVREGRTSGSYKTPGSIDSIERTFSFNRLSKYPLYVTAGLATNEYLAPWHAEARQMAWLVGIFSCGFLLFSWLIYRVRKREKAVEAEITRHRDYLEEKVRLRTSALEANNIRLAEEIELRKRVEDDLRKAAVIMNKLSDAVCWISREGTYVYVNDAACSMHGYSRDEMLSMSVWDIACHFPAESWPGHWEQLKNEGSLHFETLNRARDGREFPVEVAANHLDIDGIEYNCGIIRDISDRKQAEAEKQELLEQLGQSQKIESIGRLAGGIAHDFNNLLTPILGYSELLKNDIPITDPGRGKIELILQAADKARILTQQLLSFGRKQILEMKIVDMNEVVTNFHEILRRTIRESIDIRLHLTGQACGIKADRNQLEQVILNLAINAQDAISDRGVITIETAQVRLDQEYARQHAGVVPGEYLMLAVTDNGSGMNREIRAQIFEPFFTTKEVGKGSGLGLATVYGLVKQHEGHIWVYSELGTGTVFKIYFPIVGGRPANGLLSRAESAVLSSGAGTILLVEDNEMVRNLTTDLLDKCGYQVIVADGPESALTASVGRTVDLLLTDVVMPGMNGPELHQKLLEGHCELKVLYMSGYTNNVIVHHGVLEEGINFIQKPFSLHDLALKIDTILNGHRCGGPADEPSCPEVCGSPD from the coding sequence ATGGCTCAATCGCCGTCGCCACATCGTCTGATATCGGGCCGGGCCTTTTTCATCAGGCTGTTGGCAAGTGTCCTGCTGGTCAACCTCTTCGTCGCCGGGCTGGCGGTTTTTTCCCTGGTCCGCAGCCGACAGCAGTATGAGGAGCGCGTTGCCATTCAGACCCAGAACCTGGCCCAGTCGCTCAACCTGACCATCACCGGCATGATCGACAATGCCGGCCTGGCGGTCTTTACGGTGAAAAGGGAGGCGGAACGGCAGCTCAAAAACGGCGGCATCGACATCGCTTTCCTGAATGCCTTTATCCTCGAGCACAAGGCACGCATTCCCGAGCTCGACGGCTTGCGGGTCACCAACGCCCAAGGCGATATCATCTGCGGTGATCGGGTCGAACCCGGAAAACCGGTCAACTTCTCCGACCGCGAGGTTTTCATCAGGCTGAAGGCCGATCCAAAAGCCGGACTGGCCATAGGCCCTCCGGTTCATGGTCGCCTCACCAGACATTGGGTCTTCCACATCGCCCAGCGCATCCACAATCAGGATGGCTCCTTTGCCGGCATCGTCTTTGGAGCCATTTCAGTGGAGTATCTGTCGCAACTCTTCTCCACCTTCGACTCCGGCAGGCAGGGCGCTCTTACCCTGCGTAACGGTGATCTGTCCGTGATCGTACGCTACCCGGACATCCCCGGCAAAAGCAGCATCGGCAGCAACGTGGTGTCGCGGGAGCTGCGCCAACTGGTCAGGGAAGGTAGGACGTCGGGCTCCTACAAGACACCCGGCAGCATCGACTCGATTGAACGCACCTTTTCGTTCAACCGGCTCTCCAAATACCCTCTTTATGTCACTGCTGGGCTGGCCACCAACGAATACCTGGCACCCTGGCATGCGGAAGCACGACAGATGGCTTGGCTGGTAGGAATCTTTTCCTGCGGTTTCCTGCTATTCAGCTGGCTGATATACCGCGTCCGGAAGCGCGAGAAGGCGGTGGAGGCCGAAATCACCCGGCACCGCGATTACCTCGAGGAAAAGGTGCGGCTGCGCACCTCGGCGCTGGAAGCCAACAACATCCGGCTGGCGGAAGAGATTGAGCTGCGGAAGCGGGTAGAAGACGATCTCAGAAAAGCGGCCGTGATCATGAACAAACTGTCTGATGCCGTGTGCTGGATCTCCCGGGAGGGCACGTATGTCTACGTCAATGATGCCGCCTGCTCCATGCACGGCTACAGCCGCGACGAGATGCTCTCCATGTCGGTCTGGGACATCGCCTGTCACTTTCCCGCCGAAAGCTGGCCTGGCCATTGGGAACAGTTGAAGAATGAGGGCAGCCTTCATTTCGAGACCCTAAACAGGGCCAGGGATGGCCGTGAATTTCCGGTTGAGGTGGCTGCCAATCATCTCGATATCGACGGCATCGAGTATAACTGCGGCATAATTCGGGACATTTCCGACCGCAAACAGGCGGAGGCAGAAAAACAGGAACTGCTGGAGCAGTTGGGACAGTCGCAGAAAATCGAATCAATCGGTCGCCTGGCCGGCGGCATTGCCCACGATTTCAACAATCTGCTGACCCCTATTCTGGGCTATAGCGAGCTGTTGAAAAACGATATTCCGATCACTGATCCGGGGCGTGGGAAAATCGAACTGATCCTTCAGGCAGCCGATAAAGCCAGGATCCTGACCCAGCAACTGCTGAGCTTCGGGCGCAAACAGATCCTGGAGATGAAAATAGTGGACATGAACGAGGTGGTGACCAATTTCCACGAGATCCTGCGCAGGACCATTCGCGAGAGCATTGACATCCGTCTGCACCTGACCGGGCAGGCCTGCGGCATCAAAGCCGACCGAAACCAGCTCGAGCAGGTCATCTTGAACCTGGCGATCAATGCCCAGGATGCGATCAGCGACAGGGGCGTCATCACTATCGAAACCGCCCAGGTACGGCTGGACCAAGAATATGCCCGGCAGCACGCCGGCGTTGTACCGGGCGAGTACCTGATGCTGGCCGTCACCGACAACGGCAGCGGCATGAACCGGGAAATACGCGCCCAGATCTTTGAGCCGTTTTTCACCACAAAGGAAGTCGGAAAGGGTTCAGGGCTGGGACTGGCAACGGTCTACGGACTGGTCAAGCAGCATGAGGGACACATATGGGTGTACAGCGAACTCGGCACGGGCACCGTTTTCAAGATCTACTTCCCGATTGTCGGCGGCAGGCCGGCCAATGGACTCCTCTCGCGTGCGGAATCTGCGGTGTTGTCGTCGGGTGCCGGCACGATCCTGCTGGTGGAAGACAATGAAATGGTCAGGAACCTGACCACTGACCTGCTGGACAAGTGCGGGTACCAGGTGATTGTGGCCGATGGTCCGGAATCTGCCCTCACGGCCAGCGTTGGGAGAACGGTGGACCTGCTGCTGACGGATGTGGTCATGCCCGGCATGAACGGACCTGAACTGCATCAAAAGCTGCTGGAGGGGCACTGCGAACTGAAGGTCCTGTATATGTCCGGCTACACCAACAACGTCATCGTGCATCATGGCGTTCTGGAAGAAGGCATCAACTTCATACAGAAGCCGTTTTCACTGCACGATCTGGCTTTGAAAATCGACACGATCCTGAATGGCCACCGTTGCGGGGGGCCGGCCGATGAACCATCCTGCCCCGAAGTCTGCGGCAGTCCGGACTGA
- a CDS encoding Bax inhibitor-1/YccA family protein, with protein MGTPSYPRTIAVARSNTIGAVYGWMATGLCLTALVSVAVVSSPELFRMVYGNRLVFFGAVIAELALVVGISGFAARLGTAKAAPLFLVYSALNGVTLSGIFLLYTGQSISSAFFSTAGTFGVMSLYGIATKRDLTSLGSFCFMGLIGLVIASVVNIFLHSNMLQFVASGVGLIVFIGLTAYDTQRLKGVQGGAAVAGALSLYLNFVNMFLMILQLFGTRRD; from the coding sequence ATGGGAACACCATCATATCCACGCACAATAGCGGTAGCACGGAGCAACACGATCGGGGCCGTGTACGGCTGGATGGCGACAGGTTTATGCCTTACGGCGCTGGTGTCCGTGGCGGTGGTAAGCTCGCCGGAGCTGTTCAGGATGGTCTACGGCAACCGGTTGGTTTTTTTCGGAGCAGTCATCGCTGAATTGGCCCTGGTAGTGGGCATCAGCGGCTTTGCAGCCCGCTTGGGGACCGCCAAGGCGGCACCACTATTCCTGGTGTACTCGGCCCTGAACGGCGTGACGCTTTCAGGGATCTTTCTCCTCTACACGGGGCAGTCGATCTCTTCCGCCTTCTTCTCAACGGCCGGTACCTTCGGAGTAATGAGCCTGTACGGCATTGCAACCAAGCGGGACCTGACGTCGCTAGGTTCGTTCTGCTTCATGGGGCTGATCGGCCTCGTGATCGCCTCCGTGGTCAACATATTCCTGCACTCTAACATGCTCCAGTTCGTGGCCAGCGGCGTCGGCCTGATCGTCTTCATCGGCCTGACCGCCTACGACACCCAGAGGCTCAAGGGGGTGCAGGGGGGAGCGGCCGTGGCGGGAGCGCTCTCGCTCTACCTGAATTTCGTGAACATGTTCCTGATGATCCTCCAGCTCTTCGGCACCAGGAGAGACTGA
- a CDS encoding NAD(P)-dependent oxidoreductase, whose protein sequence is MNIGFVGLGIMGSAMAANLLKGSYRVTVWNRSAEKCRELAQQGAVIADSPRAAAESSDVVIAMMANPDAVRSVRDGSDGIIAGLASGKGLVDMSTVDAETSRESADLAQQKGALFLEAPVAGSRKPAEEATLTIMAAGDRELYDTVLPALEKMGRKIMFVGETGSAARMKLANNLVMAGMLTALCEGMALASKSGLDEAQLLDVLDSGAVSNPMFRLKGPQIAANGEFPVAFPLKHMQKDLRLALQLAESVGQPLFATAAINELFKAALAEGWGDLDFAAVGRTVRK, encoded by the coding sequence ATGAATATCGGATTCGTCGGATTGGGCATTATGGGCAGCGCCATGGCGGCAAATTTGCTGAAGGGATCGTACAGGGTAACGGTCTGGAACCGTTCGGCCGAGAAGTGCCGAGAGCTTGCTCAACAGGGGGCGGTGATAGCCGACTCTCCCCGGGCGGCGGCTGAGTCCTCGGATGTCGTGATCGCCATGATGGCAAACCCGGATGCGGTTCGCTCCGTGCGGGACGGCTCGGACGGGATCATCGCCGGTCTTGCTTCCGGAAAGGGCTTGGTGGACATGTCCACCGTGGATGCGGAAACCTCGCGGGAATCTGCCGACCTTGCCCAACAGAAAGGGGCGCTTTTCCTGGAAGCTCCGGTGGCCGGCAGCAGGAAACCGGCCGAGGAGGCCACCCTCACCATCATGGCAGCGGGAGACCGGGAGCTGTACGATACGGTGCTGCCGGCCCTGGAAAAAATGGGTCGGAAAATCATGTTCGTGGGTGAAACGGGGAGTGCGGCCAGGATGAAGCTGGCCAACAACCTGGTCATGGCAGGGATGCTGACCGCGTTGTGCGAAGGCATGGCCCTGGCCTCGAAAAGCGGACTGGATGAGGCGCAACTGCTTGATGTCCTGGACTCCGGTGCTGTCTCAAATCCGATGTTCCGGCTGAAAGGACCGCAGATAGCTGCCAACGGAGAGTTCCCGGTCGCGTTTCCGCTCAAGCATATGCAGAAGGACCTCCGCCTGGCCCTGCAGTTGGCGGAAAGCGTGGGACAGCCGCTATTTGCAACTGCCGCGATCAACGAGCTGTTCAAGGCCGCTTTGGCCGAAGGGTGGGGCGACCTGGATTTCGCGGCTGTTGGCCGGACCGTCAGGAAATAA
- a CDS encoding valine--tRNA ligase — MTKELAKGYEPHDVEKRWYAEWEGKGYFHAADTSDKKPYSIVIPPPNVTGALHMGHALNNTLQDILCRWKRMQGYNVLWMPGTDHAGIATQNVVERQLAAQGKDRHDLGREAFIERVWQWKAESGGQIIGQLKRLGASCDWERERFTMDEGLSKAVRTVFVKLYEEGLIYRDNRLINWCPRCHTALSDIEVEHEDHKGHLWHIRYPVAGQPGAYVVVATTRPETMLGDTAVAVHPEDERYQALIGTTVILPLVNREIPVVADEYVDREFGTGVVKITPAHDFNDFEVGLRHGLDKINVFDESGIINAAGRQYEGMDRFEARKRIVAELEQAGLLEKIDDHPMSVGGCYRCKTVVEPYLSLQWYVKVGPLAEQALAAVKDGRTRIVPKQWENTYYDWMENIRDWCISRQIWWGHRIPAWFCDHCDGVTVAMETPTKCSKCGSDEIRQETDVLDTWFSSALWPFSTMGWPDKTDLLKTFYPTSCLVTGFDILFFWVARMMMMGLHFMDEVPFRDVYIHALVRDAQGQKMSKSKGNVIDPLTVIDQYGTDAFRFTLAAFAAQGRDIKLAEERIAGYRNFCNKVWNAARFTLMNLEGFDPDSVTFEELSFSPGDKWILHRLNETARVLDETLTSYRYNESAMALYQFTWSEFCDWYLELSKQDLYNGTPERKRTAQYVLWHTLEHLLRLLHPFMPFITEEIWQALPGTKSVPTIMQAPYPVPLETRNFPEAAAEMERVMAVINGIRNIRGEMEVPPSKEIAVILSCTGEDSLRLLEHNQGAIKALARVSDLTTGVGLDKPEDASIQVAGDVQIFVPLKGLVNVEEEEKRLLKEIGKIEKEIEMFSKKLSNPSFVDRAPADVVAKEREKLAEVTGKKQVLEESLVKIRSLR, encoded by the coding sequence ATGACCAAGGAACTCGCCAAGGGCTACGAGCCCCATGACGTTGAAAAACGCTGGTACGCCGAATGGGAAGGCAAAGGCTACTTCCACGCCGCCGACACCTCCGACAAAAAGCCCTACTCGATCGTCATCCCTCCCCCCAACGTCACCGGCGCCCTGCACATGGGGCATGCCCTCAACAATACTTTGCAGGACATCCTCTGCCGCTGGAAGCGGATGCAGGGCTACAACGTGCTGTGGATGCCGGGCACCGATCATGCCGGCATCGCCACCCAGAACGTGGTGGAACGCCAATTGGCAGCTCAAGGCAAGGACCGCCACGACCTGGGACGCGAAGCCTTTATCGAGCGGGTCTGGCAGTGGAAGGCCGAGTCGGGTGGGCAGATCATCGGCCAGCTGAAGCGCCTGGGCGCCTCCTGCGACTGGGAACGCGAGCGCTTCACCATGGATGAAGGGCTTTCCAAGGCGGTCCGCACCGTGTTCGTCAAACTGTACGAAGAAGGACTGATCTACCGCGATAACCGCCTGATCAACTGGTGCCCGCGCTGCCACACCGCCCTGTCGGACATCGAGGTCGAGCACGAGGACCACAAGGGGCACCTGTGGCATATCCGCTACCCGGTGGCCGGACAGCCGGGCGCATACGTGGTGGTCGCCACCACCCGGCCGGAAACCATGCTGGGTGATACCGCCGTGGCGGTGCATCCGGAGGACGAGCGCTACCAGGCCCTGATCGGCACAACCGTGATCCTGCCGCTGGTCAACCGCGAGATCCCGGTGGTGGCCGATGAGTATGTGGACCGCGAGTTCGGCACCGGCGTGGTCAAGATCACCCCGGCCCACGATTTCAACGACTTCGAAGTAGGACTGCGCCACGGCCTGGACAAGATCAACGTGTTCGACGAGTCGGGCATCATCAACGCCGCCGGCCGGCAGTACGAGGGCATGGACCGCTTCGAAGCCCGGAAGCGGATCGTGGCCGAACTGGAACAGGCTGGACTGCTGGAAAAGATCGACGACCACCCCATGTCGGTGGGGGGCTGCTACCGCTGCAAAACCGTGGTGGAGCCCTACCTGTCGCTGCAGTGGTACGTCAAAGTCGGGCCGCTGGCCGAGCAGGCCCTGGCCGCGGTCAAGGACGGCCGCACCCGCATCGTGCCCAAGCAGTGGGAAAATACTTATTACGACTGGATGGAGAACATCCGCGACTGGTGCATCTCGCGCCAGATCTGGTGGGGCCACCGCATCCCGGCCTGGTTCTGCGACCACTGCGACGGCGTCACCGTTGCCATGGAAACGCCGACGAAATGCTCGAAGTGCGGCAGCGACGAGATCCGCCAGGAAACCGATGTGCTGGACACCTGGTTCTCTTCGGCCCTGTGGCCCTTCTCCACCATGGGCTGGCCGGACAAGACCGACCTGCTGAAGACCTTCTACCCCACCTCCTGTCTGGTGACCGGCTTCGACATCCTCTTCTTCTGGGTGGCCCGCATGATGATGATGGGGCTGCACTTCATGGATGAGGTACCGTTCCGGGATGTCTACATCCATGCCCTGGTACGTGATGCCCAGGGGCAGAAGATGTCCAAGTCCAAGGGCAACGTGATCGACCCGCTGACCGTGATCGACCAGTACGGCACCGATGCCTTCCGCTTCACCCTGGCCGCCTTTGCCGCCCAGGGGCGCGACATCAAGCTGGCCGAGGAACGCATCGCCGGCTACCGCAACTTCTGCAACAAGGTCTGGAACGCGGCCCGCTTCACGTTGATGAACCTGGAGGGCTTTGATCCCGATTCCGTAACCTTCGAGGAACTGAGCTTCTCGCCGGGCGACAAGTGGATCCTGCACCGCCTGAATGAAACCGCCCGGGTGTTGGACGAAACCCTGACGAGCTACCGCTACAACGAGAGCGCCATGGCGCTCTACCAGTTCACCTGGAGCGAGTTCTGCGACTGGTACCTGGAGCTGTCCAAGCAGGACCTCTACAACGGCACCCCCGAGCGCAAGCGTACCGCCCAATACGTGCTCTGGCACACCCTGGAGCACCTGCTGCGGCTGCTGCACCCCTTCATGCCCTTCATCACCGAGGAGATCTGGCAGGCCCTGCCGGGCACCAAGTCAGTTCCGACCATCATGCAGGCCCCTTACCCCGTCCCGCTGGAGACTAGGAACTTCCCCGAGGCAGCGGCCGAGATGGAGCGCGTCATGGCGGTCATCAACGGCATCCGCAACATCCGCGGCGAGATGGAAGTGCCTCCCTCCAAGGAGATCGCAGTGATCCTCTCCTGCACCGGCGAAGATAGCCTGCGCCTGCTGGAGCACAACCAGGGCGCCATCAAGGCCCTGGCCCGCGTCTCGGACCTGACGACCGGTGTCGGCCTCGACAAACCGGAGGATGCCTCGATCCAGGTGGCGGGAGACGTGCAGATCTTCGTGCCGCTCAAAGGGCTGGTCAACGTGGAGGAGGAGGAAAAGCGCCTGCTGAAGGAGATCGGCAAGATCGAGAAAGAAATCGAGATGTTCTCCAAAAAGCTGTCCAACCCCAGCTTCGTGGATCGCGCACCGGCCGATGTGGTGGCCAAGGAGCGCGAAAAACTAGCCGAAGTGACCGGCAAGAAACAGGTGCTGGAAGAGAGCCTTGTAAAAATCAGGAGCCTGCGGTAA
- a CDS encoding NAD(+)/NADH kinase, translated as MQYVAIFAKVHDPRCQKVASELIAWLEQKGCTPLVDPHLTASLGYPRELSEEEIRDQAEMVVVLGGDGTLISVARLFSGRDVPILGVNLGSLGFLTEITLEELYPRLERCLKGDPRVSDRMMLEVTVYRDGKQIEKNNVLNDMVINKGALARIVDLETKINRHILTTYKADGLIISTPTGSTGYSLSAGGPIIHPQMNCIAITPICPHTLTNRPIVVPDESIISVTVTSSHDEKVYLTLDGQVGFKLQQGDSIEVRRALKTTALIMSRSRDYFEVLRTKLKWGER; from the coding sequence ATCCAGTACGTCGCCATATTTGCCAAAGTGCACGACCCCCGCTGCCAGAAGGTGGCCAGCGAGCTGATCGCCTGGCTGGAGCAGAAGGGCTGTACCCCCCTGGTGGACCCGCACCTGACCGCCAGCCTCGGCTATCCGCGCGAGCTTTCCGAAGAGGAAATCCGCGACCAGGCTGAGATGGTGGTGGTGCTGGGGGGCGATGGCACGCTGATCTCGGTGGCCCGGCTCTTCAGCGGCCGGGATGTCCCCATCCTGGGTGTCAACCTGGGCAGCCTTGGATTCCTGACCGAAATCACGCTGGAGGAGCTCTATCCGCGCCTGGAGCGCTGTCTCAAGGGGGACCCGCGCGTCTCGGATCGGATGATGCTGGAGGTGACGGTCTACCGCGACGGCAAGCAGATCGAAAAGAACAACGTGCTGAACGACATGGTCATCAACAAGGGGGCATTGGCCCGCATCGTAGACCTGGAAACCAAGATCAACCGGCACATCCTGACCACCTACAAGGCCGATGGTCTGATCATCTCCACCCCCACCGGCTCCACCGGTTATTCCCTCTCTGCCGGCGGCCCCATCATACACCCGCAGATGAACTGCATCGCCATCACCCCGATCTGCCCCCACACCCTGACCAACCGACCGATCGTGGTGCCGGACGAGTCGATCATCTCGGTCACCGTGACCTCGTCCCACGATGAAAAGGTCTACCTGACCCTGGACGGCCAGGTCGGTTTCAAGCTACAGCAGGGGGACTCGATCGAGGTGCGTCGGGCACTCAAGACCACCGCTCTGATCATGTCCCGCAGCCGCGACTATTTCGAGGTACTAAGGACCAAGCTGAAGTGGGGAGAGCGGTAA